A single Flavobacterium sp. 1 DNA region contains:
- a CDS encoding glycoside hydrolase family 97 protein: protein MAMLINNQFTMRFRYILCFYLFSFFALKAQSIVESPDGKLKVSVSLNDGKPFYSIAYNGKQFLENSPLGLKTNVGDFTSGLVLEVNVNQNKIDETYELSNIKQSKVHYTANETVFSFTKEGKNAIDVIFRVSNNNAAFKYKVYPQKEARSCVVQEEASGFLLPEGTTTFLCPQSKSMVGYARTMPSYEIPYTVDASMGKNGSGDGYTFPCLFKVNNNGWVLISETGVDSGYCGSRLIGNDNGLYTIGFPMAGENNGNGTAAPGIALPGETPWRTITVGETLASIVETTIPFDLVKPKYEASKQYQYTKGTWSWIMKMDNNTTFPVQKQYIDFSNAMGYETILVDALWDTQIGKDKIVELAKYGADKGVGLYLWYNSNGYWNDAPQGPRGIMDNTIIRRKEMAWMKSIGVKGIKVDFFGGDKQVTMKLYEDILADANDFGIMVIFHGCTLPRGWERMYPNYAASEAVLASENLHFGQGSCDNEAANASIHTFIRNVVGSMDFGGSALNKFYNSDNTPNKGSKRMTSDVFALATAVLFQSGVQHFALAPNNLTDAPDWAINFMKEVPTTWDEVRFLEGYPGKYVVLARRKGTKWYIAGVNAQKETLKINLKLPMITAGTELKQYSDDIKLNGKVSTVKINKNQLVQLTIPCNGGVLMVN from the coding sequence ATGGCTATGCTAATTAACAATCAATTCACTATGAGATTCAGATATATTTTATGCTTTTATCTGTTCAGTTTTTTTGCTTTAAAAGCACAATCGATTGTGGAAAGCCCTGACGGAAAACTTAAAGTATCAGTTTCTTTAAACGATGGGAAACCTTTTTATAGTATTGCTTACAATGGAAAACAGTTTTTAGAAAATTCCCCGCTGGGTTTAAAAACGAATGTCGGTGATTTTACATCGGGATTGGTTTTAGAAGTTAATGTGAATCAAAATAAAATTGATGAAACTTATGAGTTGTCTAATATAAAACAGAGCAAGGTGCATTATACAGCTAACGAGACTGTATTTTCTTTTACCAAAGAAGGAAAAAATGCTATTGATGTAATTTTTAGAGTAAGCAATAATAATGCTGCTTTTAAGTATAAAGTGTATCCGCAAAAAGAAGCCCGTTCCTGTGTAGTGCAGGAAGAAGCTTCTGGTTTTTTATTGCCGGAAGGAACGACAACATTCTTGTGTCCTCAGAGTAAATCAATGGTAGGATATGCCAGAACAATGCCAAGTTATGAAATTCCCTATACCGTTGATGCTTCAATGGGGAAAAATGGTTCGGGTGACGGATATACTTTCCCCTGTCTTTTTAAGGTAAATAACAATGGGTGGGTATTGATTTCTGAAACAGGTGTTGACAGCGGTTATTGCGGGAGCAGGCTTATTGGCAATGATAATGGTTTATATACAATAGGATTTCCAATGGCAGGTGAAAATAATGGCAATGGAACTGCCGCTCCAGGTATTGCTTTACCAGGAGAAACACCTTGGAGAACAATCACGGTAGGCGAAACATTGGCTTCAATTGTAGAAACTACTATTCCGTTTGATTTGGTTAAACCAAAATATGAAGCTTCTAAACAATATCAATATACAAAAGGCACCTGGAGCTGGATTATGAAAATGGATAACAACACCACTTTTCCAGTGCAAAAACAGTATATCGATTTTAGTAATGCCATGGGATATGAAACCATATTAGTCGATGCGCTTTGGGATACACAAATTGGTAAAGATAAAATAGTCGAACTGGCTAAATATGGTGCTGACAAAGGAGTAGGACTTTATTTATGGTACAATTCTAATGGGTATTGGAACGATGCTCCCCAAGGTCCCAGAGGAATTATGGACAATACCATTATCCGCCGTAAAGAAATGGCTTGGATGAAAAGCATTGGCGTTAAAGGAATCAAAGTTGACTTTTTTGGAGGAGACAAACAAGTGACTATGAAGCTGTATGAAGACATTTTAGCAGATGCAAATGATTTTGGCATCATGGTTATTTTTCACGGCTGTACGCTGCCTAGAGGCTGGGAGCGAATGTATCCAAATTATGCAGCAAGCGAAGCCGTTTTGGCTAGCGAAAATTTACATTTTGGTCAGGGAAGCTGTGATAATGAAGCAGCGAATGCCTCTATACATACTTTTATTCGAAATGTGGTTGGAAGCATGGATTTTGGAGGAAGCGCCTTAAATAAATTTTATAACAGTGACAATACGCCTAATAAAGGTTCAAAACGAATGACTTCGGATGTATTTGCTTTGGCAACAGCCGTATTATTTCAAAGCGGGGTTCAGCATTTTGCTTTGGCACCAAACAATTTGACTGATGCTCCGGATTGGGCTATTAACTTTATGAAAGAAGTGCCGACAACTTGGGATGAAGTCCGTTTTTTAGAAGGCTACCCGGGTAAATATGTAGTGCTTGCACGCCGAAAAGGTACAAAATGGTATATAGCCGGTGTGAATGCACAAAAAGAAACACTGAAAATTAATTTAAAATTGCCAATGATTACCGCAGGTACTGAATTAAAACAGTACAGTGATGATATAAAATTAAATGGAAAAGTGAGTACTGTAAAAATTAATAAAAACCAGCTCGTTCAATTGACAATACCTTGTAATGGAGGTGTACTGATGGTCAATTAA
- a CDS encoding family 43 glycosylhydrolase, with protein sequence MALIFIISTVSFAQNPLIRNQFTADPSARVFGDKVYIFPSHDILAAEGKGRKDWFCMEDYHVFSSADLTDWTDHGMIVEQNKVPWVKPNSYSMWAPDCIERNGKYYFYFPSISKDTINYKKGFTIGVAIASKPEGPYVPEPNPIKGISGIDPNVFIDKDGQAYLYWSGGNIYVAKLKENMIELDSEVKILENLPAKGLKEGPYVFERNGIYYLTYPHVENKIERLEYATSDNPLGPFKVAGVIMDESTSGCWTNHHSIIEFKKQWYLFYHHNDLSPQFDKARSIRADYLFFNPDGSIQKVIPTLRGVGNTKATDQIQIDRYSEISDKGVSISFLDSQNSFNGWKTVFNQSGGWIQYNNVDFGQKKLKSVTVKVFSEKGGVLQIASKGKKQTIIAEVIIPKGSNWIEIKSPLLKMESGIQNLIVSSKDDNQIEIDWIKFE encoded by the coding sequence ATGGCGTTAATTTTTATAATTAGCACGGTTTCGTTTGCTCAAAATCCGCTTATTAGAAATCAGTTTACAGCCGATCCTTCTGCTAGGGTATTTGGAGATAAAGTCTATATTTTTCCGTCTCATGATATACTTGCGGCAGAAGGAAAAGGGCGTAAAGATTGGTTTTGTATGGAGGATTATCATGTGTTTTCTTCGGCTGACTTAACCGATTGGACAGATCACGGAATGATTGTCGAACAAAATAAAGTGCCTTGGGTTAAGCCTAACAGCTATAGTATGTGGGCTCCAGACTGTATCGAAAGAAACGGTAAGTACTATTTCTATTTTCCGAGTATTTCAAAAGATACGATTAACTACAAGAAAGGCTTTACTATAGGCGTAGCCATTGCCAGCAAACCGGAAGGACCTTATGTGCCAGAGCCTAATCCGATAAAAGGAATCAGCGGTATTGATCCCAATGTTTTTATTGACAAAGACGGACAAGCCTATTTGTATTGGTCTGGAGGAAATATTTATGTTGCTAAATTAAAAGAGAACATGATCGAGTTAGATTCTGAGGTAAAAATACTCGAGAATCTGCCTGCGAAAGGACTAAAAGAAGGGCCGTATGTGTTTGAGAGAAACGGAATTTATTACTTGACTTATCCTCATGTCGAAAACAAAATTGAACGTTTAGAATATGCAACTTCCGATAATCCGTTAGGGCCGTTTAAGGTGGCGGGTGTTATTATGGATGAATCGACTTCTGGCTGCTGGACAAATCATCATTCGATTATAGAATTTAAAAAGCAATGGTATTTATTTTATCATCACAACGATTTATCGCCTCAGTTTGATAAAGCAAGATCAATCAGAGCTGATTATTTGTTTTTCAATCCAGACGGAAGCATTCAGAAAGTCATTCCTACATTGAGAGGAGTAGGAAATACCAAAGCGACAGATCAAATTCAAATTGATCGATATTCTGAAATAAGTGACAAAGGAGTTTCGATTTCATTTTTGGACAGTCAAAATTCTTTTAATGGCTGGAAAACAGTCTTTAATCAATCTGGAGGCTGGATACAGTACAATAATGTTGATTTTGGACAAAAAAAATTAAAATCAGTAACTGTAAAAGTTTTTTCTGAAAAAGGCGGCGTTCTGCAAATAGCTTCGAAAGGGAAAAAACAAACCATTATTGCTGAGGTGATTATTCCTAAAGGCAGTAACTGGATAGAAATAAAATCGCCATTATTGAAAATGGAATCAGGTATTCAAAATTTGATTGTTTCATCAAAAGATGATAATCAGATTGAGATCGATTGGATAAAATTTGAATAA
- a CDS encoding glycoside hydrolase family 43 protein — MKKIQIVLFSSLIMGLFSFTYIGDKDKSKAKTAKNPPVFSKVVYQGDDQLYKKNPLKAGEFYNPVLQGCYPDPAITRKGDDFYMVCSSFAMFPGVPIFHSKDLVNWTDLGGVLNNVNEFNPHDTGISQGVYAPGITYNPHNDTFYMIVTAFSGGLGNIIVKTKDPIKGWGSPIKLGFGGIDPCIFFDDNGQGYIVHNDAPDKGKELYNGHRVIKVWEYDVATDKVIPDTDKIIVDGGVDLSKKPIWIEAPHLYKKDGRYYLMCAEGGTGGNHSEVIFVSDSPKGPFKPSSNNPILTQRHFPKDRADKVDWAGHADLVLGPDNKYYGVFLGVRPNDKDRVNTGRETFMLPVDWSGMFPVFENGLVPMEPKLKMPNGAENKTGKDGFFPNGNFTFEENFTSNKLDYRWIGLRGPRENFISVTKKGLQINPFAVNIKEVKPTSTLFYRQQHNSFSFAATVDYKPASEKDLAGITCLQNERFNYVFGLTKKGNDTYILLERTEKGKSTIIASSKIDIKNPLRLQVKATGDSYEFSYSVNGTDFQNLGGAVSGDILSTNAAGGFTGALVGLYATAANDAQPE; from the coding sequence ATGAAAAAGATACAGATAGTTTTATTTTCGTCATTAATAATGGGTTTGTTCTCCTTTACATACATAGGAGATAAAGATAAGTCCAAAGCAAAAACAGCAAAAAATCCGCCTGTGTTCTCCAAGGTTGTTTATCAGGGAGATGATCAGTTGTATAAAAAAAATCCGTTAAAAGCAGGGGAGTTTTATAACCCGGTTCTGCAGGGATGTTATCCGGATCCGGCTATTACGCGAAAAGGAGACGATTTCTATATGGTGTGTTCTTCGTTTGCGATGTTTCCCGGAGTGCCTATTTTTCATTCTAAAGATTTAGTGAACTGGACTGACTTAGGCGGGGTTTTAAATAATGTTAACGAATTCAATCCGCATGATACTGGTATCAGTCAAGGAGTTTATGCTCCAGGGATTACTTACAATCCGCATAACGATACTTTTTATATGATTGTAACAGCATTTTCAGGAGGTCTTGGAAATATTATAGTGAAAACGAAAGACCCGATAAAAGGCTGGGGAAGCCCGATTAAATTAGGTTTTGGAGGAATTGATCCTTGTATTTTCTTTGATGATAACGGTCAAGGATACATCGTTCACAATGATGCTCCAGATAAAGGGAAAGAACTGTATAACGGTCACCGTGTAATTAAAGTTTGGGAATATGATGTTGCCACTGATAAAGTTATTCCGGACACTGATAAAATTATTGTTGATGGAGGAGTAGATCTTTCGAAAAAACCTATTTGGATTGAAGCGCCTCATTTGTATAAAAAAGATGGCCGTTATTATTTAATGTGTGCCGAAGGTGGTACTGGAGGCAATCATAGTGAAGTTATTTTTGTTAGCGACAGCCCAAAAGGACCTTTCAAACCATCATCAAATAATCCAATTCTGACTCAAAGACATTTTCCAAAAGACAGAGCCGACAAAGTTGACTGGGCAGGACATGCTGATTTGGTATTAGGGCCAGATAATAAGTACTACGGAGTGTTTTTAGGAGTGCGTCCTAATGATAAAGACAGAGTAAATACAGGACGCGAAACCTTTATGTTACCTGTAGACTGGTCTGGAATGTTTCCTGTTTTTGAAAACGGATTAGTTCCTATGGAGCCAAAATTGAAAATGCCAAACGGAGCTGAAAACAAGACAGGCAAGGATGGATTTTTTCCAAATGGTAATTTTACTTTTGAAGAAAATTTCACTTCCAATAAATTAGATTACAGATGGATTGGATTAAGAGGACCTCGTGAAAATTTTATCTCAGTGACTAAAAAAGGGTTACAGATTAATCCGTTTGCAGTGAATATCAAAGAGGTTAAGCCTACTTCCACACTTTTCTACAGACAGCAGCACAATAGTTTTTCTTTTGCAGCAACAGTTGATTATAAACCAGCCTCTGAAAAAGATTTGGCAGGTATTACATGTCTGCAAAACGAGCGTTTTAATTATGTTTTTGGTCTTACAAAAAAAGGAAATGACACTTATATTTTGTTGGAAAGAACAGAAAAAGGAAAGTCAACTATTATTGCAAGCTCTAAAATAGACATCAAAAATCCATTGCGTCTGCAGGTAAAAGCAACTGGGGATAGTTATGAATTCAGCTATTCTGTTAATGGTACTGATTTTCAAAATTTAGGAGGAGCAGTCTCTGGAGATATTCTTTCAACTAATGCGGCTGGAGGATTTACAGGAGCATTGGTAGGATTATATGCAACAGCTGCTAATGATGCTCAGCCTGAGTAA
- a CDS encoding glycosyl hydrolase 115 family protein — protein sequence MIQSKMKFYTLSLILLVTVNIFGQSTKKSAQQTPSEYVLHQMEGQAFKIAANGKSVSIYADPNDWKGVIRAAKDLGDDVRKVTGTASPVFESAKPEKNTIVVGTIGKSSIIDKLIAAKKIDVSAIKGQWESFLIQTVDGQLVVAGSDKRGTIYGIYDISEKIGVSPWYFWADVPIKKAKELYIKHGTYIQNSPKVKYRGIFINDEEPSFAQWARGAYGGINSKMYATIFELLLRLKANYLWPAMWGKSFNEDDPLNPVIADEYGIVMGTSHHEPMMRSQKEYTDRKKEIGEWNYASNKRNIEQFFYEGLERNKNFDNLITVGMRGEGDVAMGEGDDLENIKTLQNVIKSQREIIQKVYNDKPENHPQVWAIFTEVQRYYDAGLTVPDDVILLFCDNNWGNIRRTYPEKEKNRKGGGGLYYHIDMNGGPWNDRWINTTTIPKLQEQFNLAYQSGIDKLWIVNVGDLKPRELPVDFIMRFAWNPDAIPADKVQNYTVDWVRRIFGNEHEEEIADIVSKYTKYNLWRKPEAQVPNIFSSINYHESDRVLKLWKEVVEKAEKLQSKIPAEAQDTYYQLVLYPAKASAVVAEIYLASDKNMLYAKQGRITANDFYKRVQDLFEEDKKMSDYYNDTMANGKWKNMMSDVHMGYKMWSMPKENSLPEIKQVTPLNEPTIGVAIEGNELSWPNTAEKAVLPLFDGLTKSSYYIDVFNRGTGTFEFTAKADKPWIKLSQSEGIVEKEIRIQVEIDRNALSYGTFDGSIEISQGTKTILVKVSAVNAPSPKINEPYFGSLTGEFAIPSNKYNANIPGEHAKWTVLPDLGRSDACMGIYPVTAPSANPGSAPRLEYKVFLSKKGKTKVCLGILPTQDINPARGLRIAAALDNQTPQIIDARKGLVDTFSEYTPSNLAHSKVLKPLPALNKDIEFIGNGKLRRNEIFDNMRWLDIEFEAEESGIHTLKIFMIDPEIVLEKIIVNPDNKYPSYFGAVPMQYNVK from the coding sequence ATGATTCAATCCAAAATGAAATTTTATACGCTGTCACTGATACTGCTTGTCACGGTAAATATATTTGGTCAGTCAACTAAAAAAAGTGCCCAGCAGACACCTTCTGAATATGTTTTACATCAGATGGAAGGGCAGGCTTTTAAAATTGCGGCTAATGGTAAATCAGTTTCAATTTATGCTGATCCCAATGATTGGAAAGGTGTTATTCGAGCAGCAAAAGATTTAGGAGATGATGTACGAAAAGTAACTGGGACAGCTTCTCCAGTTTTTGAAAGTGCTAAACCCGAAAAGAATACTATTGTGGTAGGAACAATCGGTAAAAGCAGTATTATTGATAAATTAATTGCTGCTAAAAAAATCGATGTTTCTGCAATAAAAGGACAATGGGAATCATTTTTAATTCAGACAGTAGATGGGCAGTTAGTAGTAGCGGGCAGTGATAAAAGGGGAACTATATACGGAATCTATGATATTTCGGAAAAAATAGGAGTATCTCCTTGGTATTTTTGGGCTGATGTTCCAATTAAAAAGGCAAAGGAACTTTATATAAAACATGGGACATACATTCAAAATTCACCAAAAGTAAAATACCGCGGAATATTCATAAATGATGAAGAGCCTTCATTTGCACAATGGGCGAGAGGTGCTTACGGCGGAATCAATTCTAAAATGTATGCCACTATTTTTGAACTGCTCCTGCGTTTAAAAGCTAATTATTTGTGGCCGGCAATGTGGGGCAAATCGTTTAATGAAGACGACCCTCTTAATCCGGTGATTGCTGATGAATACGGAATAGTGATGGGAACTTCACATCATGAGCCGATGATGCGTTCACAAAAAGAATATACCGATAGAAAAAAAGAAATTGGTGAATGGAATTATGCGTCCAATAAAAGAAACATAGAGCAGTTTTTTTATGAAGGACTGGAACGTAATAAAAATTTTGATAACCTAATCACTGTTGGTATGCGTGGCGAAGGTGATGTGGCAATGGGCGAAGGTGATGATCTGGAAAATATAAAAACACTGCAGAATGTTATTAAATCACAGAGAGAAATCATTCAAAAAGTATATAATGATAAGCCGGAAAATCATCCTCAGGTTTGGGCTATATTTACGGAGGTACAGCGTTATTATGATGCTGGATTAACTGTTCCGGATGATGTAATTCTTTTATTTTGTGATAATAATTGGGGAAACATACGCCGCACTTATCCAGAGAAAGAAAAGAACAGAAAAGGAGGAGGCGGACTGTATTATCATATTGATATGAACGGGGGGCCTTGGAACGACCGCTGGATTAACACCACCACCATTCCCAAACTGCAGGAACAGTTTAATTTAGCCTACCAGTCAGGTATTGATAAATTATGGATTGTAAATGTTGGAGACCTCAAGCCTAGAGAGCTTCCTGTTGATTTTATTATGCGTTTTGCCTGGAATCCAGACGCAATTCCAGCCGATAAAGTACAGAATTATACTGTTGATTGGGTCCGCAGAATATTTGGAAATGAGCATGAAGAAGAAATTGCTGACATAGTATCGAAATATACTAAATACAATCTTTGGCGTAAACCAGAAGCACAGGTTCCTAATATTTTTAGTAGTATTAATTATCACGAGTCGGATAGAGTATTAAAACTATGGAAAGAGGTAGTCGAAAAAGCCGAAAAACTACAATCTAAAATACCTGCTGAGGCACAGGATACTTATTATCAGTTAGTATTATATCCAGCAAAAGCTTCGGCTGTAGTGGCTGAAATTTATCTTGCATCCGATAAAAATATGCTTTATGCCAAGCAGGGCAGAATCACTGCCAATGATTTTTACAAACGTGTTCAAGATCTTTTTGAAGAAGACAAAAAAATGAGTGATTATTATAATGATACCATGGCAAATGGGAAGTGGAAAAATATGATGAGCGATGTTCATATGGGGTATAAAATGTGGTCGATGCCTAAAGAAAATAGCCTGCCTGAAATAAAACAAGTCACACCTCTCAATGAACCAACTATTGGAGTAGCAATAGAAGGAAATGAATTGTCATGGCCTAACACAGCTGAAAAGGCAGTATTGCCATTATTTGACGGACTGACCAAATCAAGCTATTATATTGATGTTTTTAATCGTGGTACAGGAACTTTTGAATTTACTGCCAAAGCTGATAAACCTTGGATTAAACTCAGCCAGTCTGAGGGTATTGTTGAAAAAGAAATTCGTATTCAGGTAGAGATAGACAGGAATGCTTTATCGTATGGAACATTTGACGGGAGTATTGAAATTAGTCAGGGGACAAAAACAATACTGGTAAAGGTGAGCGCTGTCAATGCACCTTCCCCAAAAATTAATGAGCCTTATTTTGGAAGTTTGACGGGCGAATTTGCTATACCTTCAAATAAGTATAATGCAAATATACCGGGCGAGCATGCAAAGTGGACTGTTTTACCTGATTTAGGAAGATCTGATGCCTGTATGGGAATTTATCCGGTAACCGCTCCGAGCGCAAATCCTGGATCAGCACCTCGATTAGAATATAAAGTGTTTCTTTCGAAAAAAGGAAAAACCAAAGTCTGTTTGGGAATTCTCCCAACGCAGGATATTAATCCAGCGAGGGGATTGAGAATCGCTGCAGCTTTAGACAATCAGACTCCTCAGATTATTGATGCTCGCAAAGGGCTGGTGGATACTTTCAGCGAATATACGCCATCAAATTTAGCGCATTCAAAAGTATTAAAACCGCTCCCAGCTTTAAATAAGGATATTGAATTTATTGGCAACGGGAAACTGCGCCGTAATGAAATTTTTGATAATATGAGATGGCTTGATATTGAATTTGAAGCTGAGGAATCAGGGATTCATACATTAAAGATTTTTATGATTGACCCGGAAATTGTACTTGAGAAAATTATTGTCAATCCTGATAACAAGTATCCAAGTTATTTTGGAGCAGTTCCAATGCAGTATAATGTTAAATAG
- a CDS encoding SGNH/GDSL hydrolase family protein: MKKEFLKVLFFLNLFILVLGCKSNQIARTESSDRAIAQNWIGTWATAQQLVEPNNMPPAPGLTDNTLRQIIRVSIGGEKLRLRFSNIFSDQSTVLKSVSIANVADAPSIDASTQKTLTFKGNEGITMSPQEEVFSDAFDYNLQAGQLLAITIHYGATSQKTSGHPGSRTTSYILEGDNFNNAAFSGAVKTDHWYSIMGVDVIAPKKSASIVCLGNSITDGRSSGTNKQNRWTDILSARLLANKNTEHIGVLNLGIGGNCVVRGGLGPTALNRFDRDVLSQAGTKWLILLEGVNDIGGIKTAEDAPVRAQELIDAYKVMIDKAHAKGIKVYGCTILPFEKSFYDAPYRQDARDIVNAWIRTNSGFDAVIDFDKAMASEPGSRTILSNMHDGDFLHPNELGYKRMGETIDLGLFK, encoded by the coding sequence ATGAAAAAGGAATTTTTAAAAGTGTTATTTTTTTTGAATCTTTTCATTTTGGTTTTGGGATGTAAATCAAATCAAATAGCTAGAACAGAGTCAAGTGATAGAGCAATTGCTCAAAATTGGATAGGGACTTGGGCAACGGCTCAGCAGTTAGTAGAACCTAATAATATGCCTCCTGCTCCCGGCCTTACAGATAATACGCTGAGGCAGATTATCAGGGTTTCAATAGGAGGAGAGAAGCTGAGGTTACGTTTTTCAAATATATTCAGTGACCAGTCTACAGTTTTAAAATCTGTGAGTATTGCAAATGTTGCTGATGCTCCGAGTATTGACGCTTCAACTCAAAAGACATTAACCTTCAAAGGAAATGAAGGTATAACAATGAGTCCTCAAGAAGAAGTGTTCTCAGATGCTTTTGATTATAATTTGCAGGCTGGCCAGCTTTTAGCTATTACTATTCATTACGGGGCGACTTCACAAAAAACATCCGGGCATCCAGGTTCCCGCACGACTTCTTATATTTTGGAGGGCGATAACTTTAATAATGCCGCTTTTTCGGGAGCAGTAAAAACAGATCACTGGTATTCAATCATGGGAGTAGATGTGATTGCTCCTAAAAAATCTGCAAGCATTGTCTGTTTAGGAAATTCCATCACAGATGGACGCAGTTCTGGTACAAACAAGCAGAACAGATGGACTGACATATTATCTGCCCGTTTATTGGCTAATAAAAATACGGAGCATATTGGAGTTTTGAATTTAGGAATTGGAGGAAATTGTGTTGTCAGAGGGGGATTAGGACCAACGGCATTAAACCGATTTGACAGAGATGTATTATCTCAAGCAGGCACAAAATGGTTAATTCTTCTGGAAGGAGTAAATGATATTGGAGGAATTAAAACTGCGGAAGACGCACCTGTTAGAGCACAAGAACTTATTGATGCCTACAAAGTGATGATAGATAAAGCACATGCAAAGGGAATAAAAGTATACGGCTGTACTATTCTGCCGTTTGAAAAATCATTTTATGACGCACCCTACCGTCAGGATGCAAGAGATATTGTAAATGCTTGGATTCGGACTAACAGCGGTTTTGACGCTGTAATCGATTTTGATAAAGCAATGGCTTCAGAGCCTGGTTCTAGAACTATTTTGTCCAATATGCATGATGGAGATTTTCTGCATCCGAATGAATTGGGTTATAAAAGAATGGGAGAAACGATAGATTTAGGTTTGTTCAAATAA
- a CDS encoding carboxylesterase/lipase family protein: MRRNIFFTVAILTCFAFADKILEPLTTEVQVKQGKLVGTAEDGLLVFKGIPFAKPPIGNLRWRAPQPVKKWEGVLKADKFAPGPIQGGNPPSGKSEDCLYLNVWTPAKSAKEKVPVLVWIYGGGFGAGATSEASYNGKNLAKKGVVLVSIAYRVGQLGFMAHPELSAENSKNTSGNYGLLDMIAGLQWVKDNIATFGGDPNKVTIFGESAGGIAVSMLCASPLAKGLFNGAISQSGGSFGPSRATTYPGENMKTLKTAENEGLDYMKTAGVTSIEKLRSIEADKLPAGRGWPIVDGWVIPDDQYKLYEAGKYNDTPILVGYNSDEGASFTRTKEPKEFISSVETRYGKFAESLLKAYPVSDSSVPKTARDLSRDAAFGWQTWSWARLQAKTGKSKVFFYYFDQHTDHPKDSPYYGFGSYHGQEVAYVFENLDKSNPQTSKSDFEISNLMGTYWTNFAKYGDPNGKDIPNWPAFSDSNPKLMYFNNTAYTGPVPSIKSLEVLDSYFSWRRTPEGEAWAK, translated from the coding sequence ATGAGAAGAAATATTTTTTTTACTGTTGCCATATTAACATGCTTTGCTTTTGCAGATAAAATCCTTGAACCTCTTACTACAGAAGTTCAAGTAAAGCAAGGTAAGTTGGTAGGAACTGCCGAGGATGGTTTGTTAGTTTTTAAAGGTATTCCATTTGCAAAACCGCCAATTGGAAATCTCAGATGGCGTGCGCCTCAACCTGTAAAAAAATGGGAAGGCGTGCTGAAGGCAGATAAATTTGCTCCCGGTCCAATACAAGGAGGTAATCCTCCATCTGGAAAAAGTGAAGACTGCCTGTACTTGAACGTATGGACACCTGCTAAATCTGCAAAAGAAAAAGTTCCAGTATTGGTATGGATTTATGGCGGCGGATTTGGAGCAGGAGCAACTTCTGAAGCATCTTATAATGGCAAAAATTTAGCCAAAAAAGGTGTTGTATTGGTAAGCATAGCATATCGTGTTGGCCAGTTAGGCTTTATGGCACACCCCGAATTAAGTGCTGAAAATTCAAAAAATACTTCAGGAAACTATGGATTACTGGATATGATTGCAGGTTTGCAATGGGTAAAAGATAATATTGCCACTTTTGGAGGCGATCCAAATAAAGTAACCATTTTTGGAGAATCTGCAGGAGGGATTGCTGTAAGCATGCTATGCGCTTCGCCTCTGGCAAAAGGTCTTTTTAACGGTGCTATATCACAAAGTGGAGGTTCATTTGGACCTTCAAGGGCTACTACTTACCCTGGTGAAAATATGAAAACACTTAAAACAGCCGAGAATGAAGGATTAGATTACATGAAAACTGCCGGAGTAACTTCAATTGAAAAACTGCGGTCTATTGAGGCTGATAAATTGCCCGCAGGACGCGGATGGCCTATTGTTGATGGATGGGTAATTCCCGATGATCAATACAAATTATATGAAGCGGGTAAATATAATGATACTCCCATTCTTGTAGGTTATAATTCAGATGAAGGAGCCAGTTTTACCAGAACCAAAGAACCAAAGGAATTTATTAGCAGTGTCGAAACACGTTACGGTAAATTTGCTGAAAGTCTTTTAAAAGCTTATCCTGTAAGTGATTCTTCGGTTCCTAAAACGGCTCGTGATTTATCCAGAGATGCTGCTTTTGGCTGGCAAACCTGGTCTTGGGCTAGGCTTCAAGCAAAGACAGGAAAGTCAAAAGTGTTTTTTTATTATTTTGATCAGCATACTGACCACCCTAAAGACTCGCCTTATTATGGTTTTGGTTCTTATCATGGTCAAGAAGTGGCATATGTTTTTGAAAATTTGGATAAATCAAATCCACAAACAAGCAAGTCAGATTTTGAAATCTCAAATTTAATGGGAACTTATTGGACAAACTTTGCTAAATATGGTGACCCAAACGGAAAAGATATTCCTAATTGGCCTGCCTTCAGCGATTCAAATCCTAAGTTAATGTACTTCAATAATACTGCCTACACGGGTCCGGTTCCAAGTATAAAATCACTGGAAGTTTTAGATTCCTATTTTTCTTGGAGGCGTACACCAGAAGGAGAAGCTTGGGCAAAGTAA